A part of Podarcis muralis chromosome 13, rPodMur119.hap1.1, whole genome shotgun sequence genomic DNA contains:
- the LOC114582842 gene encoding uncharacterized protein LOC114582842 isoform X1 translates to MAIGGWCQWGRKGAPAPSLAGSPSPPFHIYPGFPIVKPNMISWMEQRDEPRVLNQDLERRPEERESARDAHTDEGTTSENEDWEEEETPVAPEDPDSEDPPVVSAPVLGWEEACEVLQGGGNSSSGEGGGSTKARGAKSGRGRRPWGSRPCRRSYRRVAAPPTRFFDCTDCGKSFTLSSHLIRHQRVHTGERPFGCRSCAKSFSQRSDLVRHERTHTGVKLYRCTQCDKSFSESSHLIRHQIIHSGEKPFKCNVCGKRYGDSSYLTVHQRAHTGARPYRCARCGKSFGRSSTLIRHQRVHGDPAPAPGDKPRPRGIWTAFARLPSPSPSDGDSEQTLSPQRSPTLPGPSLTPSMLPLPPSPRIDPRSMRIMGWQWGVE, encoded by the exons ATGGCCATCGGAGGTTGGTGCcaatggggaaggaagggagctcctgctccttctctggctggttccccgTCACCGCCTTTCCATATATATCCAG GATTCCCCATCGTTAAACCCAACATGATCTCCTGGATGGAGCAAAGGGACGAGCCGCGAGTCCTGAACCAGGACCTGGAGCGACGGCCGGAGGAAAGGGAAAGCGCAAGGGATGCTCACACAG aTGAGGGAACAACCAGTGAGAATGAGgactgggaagaggaagaaaccCCGGTTGCGCCGGAGGACCCCGACTCCGAGGATCCCCCTGTGGTTTCCGCCCCGGTCCTGGGCTGGGAGGAGGCCTGTGAAGTCCTGCAGGGgggcggcaacagcagcagcggggaggggggcggcagCACCAAGGCGAGAGGGGCCAAATCCGGCCGAGGGAGGCGCCCCTGGGGTAGCCGCCCCTGTCGCCGCAGCTACCGCCGCGTGGCGGCCCCTCCCACCCGCTTCTTTGACTGCACggactgcgggaagagcttcaccCTGAGCTCTCACCTGATCCGCCACCAGCGGGTGCACACGGGGGAGAGGCCCTTCGGGTGCCGGTCGTGCGCCAAGAGCTTCTCTCAGCGTTCGGACTTGGTGCGCCACGAGCGCACGCACACGGGCGTCAAGCTCTACCGCTGCACGCAGTGCGACAAATCCTTCTCCGAGAGCTCCCACCTCATCCGCCACCAGATCATCCACTCGGGCGAGAAGCCCTTCAAGTGCAACGTCTGCGGCAAGCGCTACGGCGACAGCTCCTACCTCACCGTCCACCAGAGGGCGCACACGGGGGCCCGCCCCTACCGCTGCGCCCGCTGTGGCAAGAGCTTTGGCCGCTCCTCCACGCTCATCCGCCACCAGCGCGTGCACGGCGACCCGGCGCCCGCCCCAGGAGACAAACCGCGACCCCGTGGAATCTGGACGGCCTTCGCTCGCCTGCCCAGCCCCAGCCCGAGCGACGGGGACTCGGAACAAACCCTGTCTCCTCAGAGGTCGCCAACATTACCTGGGCCTTCCCTCACTCCTTCAATGCTGCCCCTGCCACCTTCCCCTCGGATCGACCCGCGCTCCATGAGGATTATGGGGTGGCAGTGGGGCGTTGAATAA
- the LOC114582842 gene encoding uncharacterized protein LOC114582842 isoform X2, with protein MISWMEQRDEPRVLNQDLERRPEERESARDAHTDEGTTSENEDWEEEETPVAPEDPDSEDPPVVSAPVLGWEEACEVLQGGGNSSSGEGGGSTKARGAKSGRGRRPWGSRPCRRSYRRVAAPPTRFFDCTDCGKSFTLSSHLIRHQRVHTGERPFGCRSCAKSFSQRSDLVRHERTHTGVKLYRCTQCDKSFSESSHLIRHQIIHSGEKPFKCNVCGKRYGDSSYLTVHQRAHTGARPYRCARCGKSFGRSSTLIRHQRVHGDPAPAPGDKPRPRGIWTAFARLPSPSPSDGDSEQTLSPQRSPTLPGPSLTPSMLPLPPSPRIDPRSMRIMGWQWGVE; from the exons ATGATCTCCTGGATGGAGCAAAGGGACGAGCCGCGAGTCCTGAACCAGGACCTGGAGCGACGGCCGGAGGAAAGGGAAAGCGCAAGGGATGCTCACACAG aTGAGGGAACAACCAGTGAGAATGAGgactgggaagaggaagaaaccCCGGTTGCGCCGGAGGACCCCGACTCCGAGGATCCCCCTGTGGTTTCCGCCCCGGTCCTGGGCTGGGAGGAGGCCTGTGAAGTCCTGCAGGGgggcggcaacagcagcagcggggaggggggcggcagCACCAAGGCGAGAGGGGCCAAATCCGGCCGAGGGAGGCGCCCCTGGGGTAGCCGCCCCTGTCGCCGCAGCTACCGCCGCGTGGCGGCCCCTCCCACCCGCTTCTTTGACTGCACggactgcgggaagagcttcaccCTGAGCTCTCACCTGATCCGCCACCAGCGGGTGCACACGGGGGAGAGGCCCTTCGGGTGCCGGTCGTGCGCCAAGAGCTTCTCTCAGCGTTCGGACTTGGTGCGCCACGAGCGCACGCACACGGGCGTCAAGCTCTACCGCTGCACGCAGTGCGACAAATCCTTCTCCGAGAGCTCCCACCTCATCCGCCACCAGATCATCCACTCGGGCGAGAAGCCCTTCAAGTGCAACGTCTGCGGCAAGCGCTACGGCGACAGCTCCTACCTCACCGTCCACCAGAGGGCGCACACGGGGGCCCGCCCCTACCGCTGCGCCCGCTGTGGCAAGAGCTTTGGCCGCTCCTCCACGCTCATCCGCCACCAGCGCGTGCACGGCGACCCGGCGCCCGCCCCAGGAGACAAACCGCGACCCCGTGGAATCTGGACGGCCTTCGCTCGCCTGCCCAGCCCCAGCCCGAGCGACGGGGACTCGGAACAAACCCTGTCTCCTCAGAGGTCGCCAACATTACCTGGGCCTTCCCTCACTCCTTCAATGCTGCCCCTGCCACCTTCCCCTCGGATCGACCCGCGCTCCATGAGGATTATGGGGTGGCAGTGGGGCGTTGAATAA